From Odontesthes bonariensis isolate fOdoBon6 chromosome 21, fOdoBon6.hap1, whole genome shotgun sequence, a single genomic window includes:
- the cyth3b gene encoding cytohesin-3, which yields MDEDNQVPEDLSLEERDELSNIRRRKKELLDDIERLKFEIAEVMTEIEQLTCVGESKTTQRNKQIAMGRKKFNMDPKKGIQFLLENDLLQHTPEDIAQFLYKGEGLNKTVIGDYLGERDDFNIKVLQAFVELHEFADLNLVQALRQFLWSFRLPGEAQKIDRMMEAFASRYCQCNPGVFQSTDTCYVLSFAIIMLNTSLHNPNVRDKPPVERFISMNRGINEGGDLPEELLRNLYDSIKSEPFKIPEDDGNDLTHTFFNPDREGWLLKLGGRVKTWKRRWFILTDNCLYYFEYTTDKEPRGIIPLENLSIREVEEPRKPNCFELYNPNHKGQVIKACKTEADGRVVEGNHVVYRISAPTPEEKEEWIKSIKASISRDPFYDMLATRKRRIANKK from the exons TGCCTGAGGACCTGTCTTTGGAGGAAAGAGATGAGCTGTCGAACATACGACGCAGGAAAAAAGAGCTTCTGGATGATATCGAA CGGCTGAAGTTTGAGATTGCAGAAGTAATGACTGAGATTGAACAGCTGACCTGTGTGGGAGAAAG CAAAACCACCCAAAGAAATAAACAGATCGCTATGGGAAGGAAGAAATTCAACATGGACCCTAAAAAG GGAATCCAGTTTCTTCTGGAGAACGATCTTCTCCAGCACACCCCAGAAGACATTGCACAGTTCCTCTACAAAGGAGAGGGGCTCAACAAAACGGTCATTGGGGACTACTTAGGGGAACG GGATGACTTTAACATCAAGGTCCTCCAGGCGTTTGTGGAGCTTCATGAGTTTGCAGACCTCAACCTGGTTCAGGCCTTAAG GCAGTTTCTGTGGAGCTTCAGACTTCCTGGCGAAGCCCAGAAGATTGATCGTATGATGGAGGCGTTTGCCTCCAGGTATTGCCAGTGCAATCCCGGCGTCTTCCAGTCCACAG ACACTTGCTATGTTCTATCGTTTGCCATTATTATGCTGAACACCAGCCTTCACAATCCAAACGTCAGAGACAAGCCCCCAGTGGAGCGCTTCATCTCCATGAACAGAGGGATCAATGAGGGAGGAGACCTCCCAGAGGAGCTACTCAGG AATCTATACGACAGCATCAAGAGCGAACCATTTAAGATCCCAGAGGATGATGGCAATGACCTGACACACACGTTCTTCAACCCAGACAGAGAAGGCTGGCTGCTCAAATTAG GAGGCCGAGTGAAAACCTGGAAGAGAAGGTGGTTCATTCTGACGGACAACTGCCTCTATTACTTCGAATACACAACT GACAAGGAGCCTCGTGGGATCATCCCACTAGAGAATCTCAGCATCAGGGAAGTAGAGGAGCCCAGGAAACCT AACTGTTTTGAGCTCTACAACCCCAATCACAAGGGCCAGGTGATCAAAGCCTGCAAGACAGAGGCAGATGGGCGTGTTGTGGAGGGCAACCATGTGGTATACAGGATATCAGCACCCACacctgaggagaaggaggagtggATTAAATCCATTAA